One window from the genome of Oceanispirochaeta sp. M1 encodes:
- the prmC gene encoding peptide chain release factor N(5)-glutamine methyltransferase gives MTAVHEISIREALIAGSQRLEDSESPWLDACLLLAQRLGWRREKLLASYPDFLDQAVYSDFMKLIDKRSQGFPVAYITGNKEFYGRDFYVEPGILCPRPDTEILIEEALQQIESHQYKRVHDLCTGSGCIALTLALENRELRVSASDISETSEKVFNKNRKSLQAESVSFKLTSLFDGIEGPIDLIVTNPPYLTTKETTDRMDQRWKEPSLALDGGNDGLDLIRIIIEQAPSLLSVEGMLMIEADPRQMDSMERLLEENRFTSIKRVCDLAGDERVILGNRS, from the coding sequence ATGACAGCTGTTCATGAAATCAGCATAAGGGAAGCTCTGATCGCAGGCTCACAGCGGCTGGAAGACTCTGAATCTCCCTGGCTGGATGCCTGTCTCCTTCTTGCACAGAGGCTGGGCTGGCGTAGAGAGAAGCTTCTTGCTTCTTATCCGGATTTTCTGGATCAGGCTGTCTATTCCGATTTCATGAAACTGATTGATAAAAGAAGCCAGGGATTTCCCGTGGCCTATATTACAGGAAATAAAGAATTTTACGGCCGTGATTTTTATGTAGAGCCAGGGATTTTATGTCCCCGTCCGGATACTGAGATTCTTATTGAAGAAGCCCTGCAGCAGATTGAATCACATCAGTATAAGAGAGTGCATGATCTTTGTACGGGCAGCGGCTGTATTGCCCTTACCCTCGCTCTGGAAAATAGAGAGCTTAGGGTCAGCGCCTCTGATATTTCTGAGACCTCAGAAAAAGTCTTTAATAAAAACAGAAAATCACTTCAGGCTGAATCAGTCAGTTTTAAACTCACATCACTTTTTGACGGCATTGAGGGTCCCATAGACCTGATTGTAACAAATCCACCCTATCTTACTACAAAAGAAACTACTGACCGGATGGATCAGAGATGGAAAGAACCTTCTCTGGCTTTGGATGGTGGTAATGATGGTCTCGATCTGATACGTATTATTATTGAACAGGCTCCATCTCTCCTCAGTGTAGAAGGTATGCTGATGATAGAAGCCGATCCCAGGCAGATGGACAGCATGGAAAGACTCCTTGAAGAAAACAGATTCACCTCGATAAAAAGAGTCTGTGATCTGGCCGGAGATGAGAGAGTCATCCTGGGAAACAGGTCATGA
- the prfA gene encoding peptide chain release factor 1 codes for MLKKLEGLKGRYNELTKLISDPDLVKDQKKYKTVMQDYTHLSEIMEAGKEYEEMLNGLSDAREMLSDESDPEMKEMAKEEVASLEKDVEEMKAKITLLMVPKDPLDGKNIIMELRAGTGGDEAALFAADLFRAYSRFAESRNWKVEIMSANESELGGFKEVVCSISGKSVYAELRYESGVHRVQRVPATESGGRIHTSAITVAVLPEAEEADINIKTEDLKIDVFRSSGPGGQSVNTTDSAVRITYLPTGVVVICQDEKSQIKNKAKAMRVLRSRLLEADAAKKNAARSEARRSQIGSGDRSERIRTYNFPQNRLTDHRINLTLYKLDAVMQGDFTETFNALKMSAQEEALKKEEQ; via the coding sequence ATGCTGAAAAAACTGGAAGGCCTTAAAGGCCGATATAATGAATTGACCAAACTGATCTCAGATCCAGACCTGGTAAAGGATCAGAAAAAATATAAAACCGTAATGCAGGACTACACCCATCTGTCAGAAATAATGGAAGCTGGCAAGGAATATGAAGAGATGCTGAACGGCCTCTCGGATGCCCGTGAAATGCTTTCTGATGAGAGCGATCCGGAAATGAAAGAGATGGCTAAAGAAGAAGTGGCTTCTCTTGAGAAAGACGTTGAAGAGATGAAAGCTAAGATTACACTCCTTATGGTTCCCAAAGATCCTCTGGACGGTAAAAATATAATTATGGAGCTCCGTGCCGGAACAGGCGGTGACGAGGCGGCTCTCTTTGCAGCGGATCTTTTCAGAGCCTACTCACGCTTTGCCGAATCCAGAAACTGGAAGGTTGAGATAATGTCAGCCAACGAGAGTGAACTGGGGGGCTTCAAAGAAGTTGTCTGCTCCATCAGCGGAAAGAGTGTTTATGCCGAACTTAGATATGAGTCGGGTGTACACAGAGTACAGAGAGTTCCCGCCACCGAATCAGGGGGCAGAATTCATACATCTGCTATTACTGTAGCCGTTCTCCCTGAAGCGGAAGAAGCAGATATCAATATCAAGACAGAAGATCTGAAGATCGATGTATTCCGCTCATCCGGTCCCGGTGGTCAGAGTGTAAATACCACTGACTCTGCGGTTCGTATCACATACCTTCCCACGGGAGTTGTTGTTATATGTCAGGATGAAAAGTCTCAGATCAAGAACAAGGCTAAAGCTATGAGAGTTCTCCGCTCCCGTCTTCTTGAAGCAGATGCTGCCAAGAAAAATGCCGCAAGATCGGAAGCCAGGCGAAGTCAGATCGGTTCAGGTGACCGCTCCGAGCGCATCAGAACTTATAACTTTCCCCAGAACAGACTAACCGACCATAGAATCAATCTGACTCTCTACAAACTGGATGCGGTGATGCAGGGTGATTTCACAGAAACATTCAATGCCCTGAAGATGAGTGCTCAGGAAGAGGCTCTTAAAAAAGAGGAACAATGA
- a CDS encoding GGDEF domain-containing protein has translation MYSAPGTIKKAFFPLLLLSTQYLSAHEGDRFFISPQMRLPLLLGSVFIVLVIILLTSMATLLKRRNRNYKLLSNANETILICDPEGNIKECITELTCAENLKEIFGDNNVWEINQALKSVCRMDADRIIKLVISYQEDNGGDCFSQIVMQNMLSSKEIKGISVIIEDITESKLLENRLIRSREMAFHEARHDPLTSIPNRLYFNEAVKKRFARLERHSDETLCLLMLDLDHFKDVNDNWGHDVGDEVLIKLTEICSELIRASDVFARFGGEEFICYLDDLPENAGLDVAERMRQSVEEYKDWPKGVHLTTSIGLAEYNGDIRPEDLIKKADIALYNAKAMGRNRVSVYLATED, from the coding sequence ATGTACTCTGCCCCGGGAACTATAAAAAAAGCTTTTTTTCCTCTTTTGCTTCTCTCCACTCAATATCTTTCTGCCCATGAAGGGGATCGCTTTTTTATCTCCCCACAGATGAGACTCCCCTTATTGCTGGGATCTGTCTTCATAGTTTTAGTGATTATACTGCTCACATCCATGGCAACTCTTTTAAAGAGGCGTAATCGGAATTATAAGCTTCTTAGCAATGCCAACGAAACCATACTGATCTGTGATCCAGAGGGAAATATCAAAGAATGTATTACGGAACTGACTTGTGCTGAAAATCTGAAGGAGATATTCGGGGATAATAATGTATGGGAAATCAATCAGGCTCTGAAATCTGTATGCAGAATGGATGCGGATAGGATCATAAAACTTGTTATCAGTTATCAGGAAGATAACGGAGGTGACTGTTTTTCACAAATTGTGATGCAGAATATGCTCAGTAGCAAGGAGATAAAGGGCATTTCTGTTATCATAGAAGATATTACCGAATCAAAACTTCTTGAAAACAGATTGATCCGTTCAAGAGAGATGGCTTTTCATGAAGCCAGGCATGATCCTCTGACTTCCATCCCGAACCGCCTGTATTTTAATGAGGCCGTAAAAAAGAGATTTGCACGGCTTGAACGTCATAGTGATGAGACCCTCTGTCTTCTGATGCTTGATCTGGATCATTTTAAAGATGTCAATGACAACTGGGGTCATGATGTGGGTGATGAGGTTCTTATAAAACTAACCGAAATATGCAGTGAACTGATCCGTGCCAGTGATGTATTTGCCCGTTTTGGAGGGGAAGAGTTTATCTGTTATCTGGATGATCTGCCAGAAAATGCGGGTCTTGATGTTGCTGAACGTATGCGCCAGAGTGTTGAAGAGTATAAGGACTGGCCTAAGGGTGTACATTTGACAACCAGCATCGGTCTTGCAGAATACAACGGGGATATTCGCCCTGAGGATCTTATTAAGAAAGCCGATATCGCCCTCTATAATGCCAAGGCAATGGGGAGAAACAGGGTGTCCGTCTACCTTGCGACTGAGGACTAA
- a CDS encoding bifunctional (p)ppGpp synthetase/guanosine-3',5'-bis(diphosphate) 3'-pyrophosphohydrolase, which yields MTMSTLITPDKVERLIQEFTDELCHFTEEEQSQILKACRWAQELHSQQKRASGEPYIIHPIHVARILLNLQMDATAVTAGLLHDILEDADVSRQEIKERFGPEVLHLVNGVTKINIVNVKNKSVQERETIRKMILAMDKDIRVILIKLADKRHNMNTLQYMREDKQKRIARECLDIYAPLAGKLGIYSIKTELEDLSLRFLKPEVYKEIKFFLSQKKEERFEFLKQIQDDIISAAAEEEIQIQIKTRAKHFYSIYLKMKNKGKELHEIYDFLGIRILCKTQTQCYTLLGLVHHLYKPLRGRFKDYIAMPKENGYRSLHTTVMTSSGKPLEVQIRTDNMNNTAEYGVAAHWAYKEGKKSSELDSFNSNLLKKLRDINSEGYGSSDFMNSLKEDVLTDTIFVFTPNGDTFELPRGSTAIDFAYHIHTDIGDHCLSAKADDKIIPLNKALRNTQTLTIQTSANAHPHLNWLRFVKTTRAKSKIRNWLNKHDSNIVIDRHIVAKKTHTPTPPPPQPKAGGEERPIQNKMMDSSKVGVSINKERNILIHLAGCCNPTPGDKIIGFISRGRGIIVHREDCGNLKGINDFEERKIDVEWENYSDKATQRFKVNARYVADLFSEIEGAIRKYSGHLISGSINETDRGDLEGFFTVEMNNSDDYKKIAKSIRTIPSVLNIQKVSQF from the coding sequence ATGACGATGTCCACCCTGATAACACCCGACAAAGTTGAACGGCTGATCCAGGAATTCACCGATGAGCTATGTCACTTTACAGAAGAGGAGCAGTCACAGATTCTCAAGGCCTGCCGCTGGGCACAGGAACTCCATTCCCAGCAGAAAAGAGCCAGCGGTGAACCATATATAATCCACCCTATACATGTGGCCAGGATTCTACTGAATCTGCAGATGGATGCAACCGCAGTAACTGCGGGGCTGCTTCATGATATTCTGGAAGATGCAGATGTAAGCAGGCAGGAGATTAAAGAGCGTTTCGGCCCGGAAGTTCTGCATCTGGTCAATGGTGTAACAAAAATAAATATTGTCAACGTAAAGAATAAGTCGGTACAGGAAAGAGAAACCATCCGTAAGATGATTCTCGCCATGGACAAGGATATCCGTGTAATTCTGATTAAACTTGCAGATAAACGTCATAATATGAACACCCTCCAGTATATGAGGGAAGACAAACAGAAGAGGATTGCCCGTGAGTGTCTTGATATATACGCTCCACTGGCAGGTAAACTTGGTATTTACTCAATTAAAACCGAGTTGGAGGATCTCTCCTTAAGATTCCTCAAACCCGAAGTGTACAAGGAGATCAAATTCTTTCTCAGTCAGAAGAAAGAGGAACGTTTCGAATTTCTTAAACAGATTCAGGACGATATTATTTCTGCAGCCGCTGAAGAAGAGATCCAAATCCAAATAAAAACCAGAGCCAAACATTTTTATTCCATCTATTTAAAGATGAAGAATAAGGGTAAAGAGCTCCATGAAATATATGACTTTCTGGGAATACGTATTCTGTGTAAGACTCAAACCCAGTGTTATACCCTTCTGGGACTGGTACATCACCTCTATAAACCTCTGCGAGGCCGATTCAAAGACTATATAGCCATGCCCAAAGAAAACGGTTACAGAAGTCTGCATACAACCGTAATGACCTCCTCCGGAAAGCCTCTTGAGGTACAGATCAGAACTGACAATATGAATAATACCGCCGAATACGGTGTTGCGGCTCACTGGGCCTATAAAGAGGGTAAAAAATCTTCCGAACTGGACAGCTTCAATTCAAATCTTTTAAAGAAACTTAGAGATATCAACAGTGAGGGCTACGGTTCAAGTGACTTTATGAACAGCCTTAAAGAGGATGTTTTAACAGACACCATTTTTGTGTTTACACCAAACGGAGATACCTTCGAACTGCCCAGAGGATCAACTGCAATTGACTTTGCCTACCATATCCATACGGATATCGGAGATCACTGTCTTAGTGCCAAAGCTGATGATAAGATTATTCCACTGAACAAGGCACTGAGAAATACACAGACCCTAACTATTCAGACCTCAGCCAATGCACACCCTCATTTGAACTGGCTCCGTTTCGTAAAAACCACCAGAGCCAAGTCTAAGATTAGAAACTGGCTGAACAAACATGACAGCAATATTGTTATCGACCGTCATATTGTTGCCAAAAAGACCCATACTCCGACACCTCCCCCCCCCCAGCCTAAAGCTGGTGGAGAGGAAAGACCTATTCAGAATAAGATGATGGACAGCAGCAAAGTCGGAGTAAGTATCAATAAAGAAAGAAATATCCTGATCCACCTGGCGGGTTGCTGCAATCCCACTCCCGGTGACAAAATTATCGGTTTTATCTCAAGAGGCCGGGGAATCATAGTTCACAGAGAAGATTGTGGTAACCTGAAGGGTATCAATGACTTTGAAGAGCGTAAAATCGATGTCGAGTGGGAAAATTACTCAGATAAAGCCACCCAGAGATTCAAGGTCAATGCCCGCTATGTGGCAGATCTCTTCTCAGAAATTGAGGGAGCCATCCGGAAATATAGCGGTCACCTTATATCAGGAAGTATCAATGAGACAGATCGTGGAGATCTGGAAGGTTTTTTTACAGTAGAGATGAACAACTCAGATGATTACAAAAAAATAGCCAAGAGCATACGTACAATTCCGTCTGTTCTGAATATACAAAAAGTCAGTCAGTTTTAG
- a CDS encoding tRNA (cytidine(34)-2'-O)-methyltransferase — translation MSLNIVLLEPEIPQNTGNIARTCAASGAALHLIEPLGFSVDEKAVRRAGLDYWTKLSLFVYASLEDFFEQNPAGPYFYCTTKAQQTYAEVEYPSGSYLIFGKESAGIPEKILMEHPERAIRIPMKPEMRSLNLSNAVAIVAYEALKQHEFKGMETEGELHRHKWDEAVQPEGTEVKN, via the coding sequence ATGAGTCTAAATATCGTTTTACTGGAACCAGAAATACCCCAGAATACTGGAAACATTGCCAGAACCTGTGCCGCCAGCGGTGCTGCACTCCATCTGATTGAACCTCTTGGATTTTCGGTGGATGAAAAAGCAGTGCGCAGAGCAGGACTGGATTACTGGACAAAGCTCTCCCTGTTTGTCTATGCCAGTCTTGAAGATTTCTTTGAACAGAATCCGGCGGGTCCCTATTTCTACTGTACTACAAAGGCTCAGCAGACCTATGCCGAAGTTGAATACCCTTCAGGTTCCTACCTGATATTCGGTAAGGAGTCTGCAGGAATTCCAGAAAAAATACTTATGGAACATCCTGAAAGGGCTATTCGTATACCAATGAAACCGGAAATGCGCTCACTGAACCTTTCAAACGCCGTCGCCATAGTAGCCTATGAGGCTCTGAAACAGCATGAATTCAAAGGTATGGAGACTGAGGGTGAACTGCACCGCCATAAGTGGGACGAAGCAGTTCAGCCTGAGGGAACAGAAGTTAAGAACTGA
- a CDS encoding DUF1846 domain-containing protein, whose protein sequence is MPKKIAFDTEKYLEEQTEAILERMKKFDNKLYLEFGGKLIFDYHASRVLPGFDPNVKMKLLQKLKDQTEIILCIYAGDIERRKTRADFGISYDADAMKLIDNLTQDWGLELNSVVVTRYEDQPSVKLFINRLKRRGIKVTIHRATRGYPMDIDLIVSDEGYGANPYIETTKPLVVITGPGPNSGKLGTCLSQLYHENRKGLKSGYSKFESFPIWNLPLKHPVNVAYESATADLKDVNLIDPFHLEAYGEIAINYNRDVEAFPLLKRILEKISGAGSLYLSPTDMGVNRIGFAIVDDEAAVMAAKQEIIRRTLRYSCEYMKGLGKKETVERAELIMQKVGASLEDRRVVGDARQTGLEAQEDEKKGNNGTYCGAALELADGTIITGKNSPLLHASSAVVLNAIKNLAGLPRKIHLISPVLIQSISDLKREIKGSYAITLDLEETLIALAASISTNSSAFLAVKQLKKLKGCEMHLTHIPPSGDEAGLRDLGINLTSDPIFSSERLFSH, encoded by the coding sequence ATGCCCAAAAAAATAGCTTTTGATACAGAAAAGTATCTGGAGGAGCAGACTGAAGCCATTTTGGAACGGATGAAGAAATTTGACAATAAACTCTACCTCGAATTCGGGGGTAAGCTTATTTTTGATTACCATGCCTCCAGAGTTTTACCCGGATTTGATCCCAATGTGAAGATGAAGCTTCTACAGAAACTGAAAGACCAGACAGAAATTATTCTATGCATATATGCAGGTGATATTGAACGGCGGAAGACCCGGGCGGATTTTGGGATTTCCTACGATGCAGACGCCATGAAGCTTATTGATAATCTTACCCAGGACTGGGGGTTGGAACTCAACTCCGTGGTGGTAACGCGCTATGAAGATCAGCCTTCTGTAAAACTGTTTATCAACCGTCTGAAGCGACGTGGAATAAAGGTAACCATCCATAGAGCCACCAGGGGATATCCCATGGATATTGATCTCATTGTCAGTGATGAGGGGTATGGTGCCAATCCTTATATAGAAACGACAAAACCCCTGGTGGTGATCACCGGTCCGGGACCAAACAGCGGTAAACTGGGCACATGTCTGTCTCAGCTCTATCATGAAAACCGGAAGGGGCTGAAGTCTGGTTACTCTAAGTTCGAAAGTTTCCCCATCTGGAATCTGCCTCTGAAGCATCCGGTTAATGTGGCTTATGAATCTGCCACAGCCGACCTTAAGGATGTAAATCTCATCGATCCCTTTCATCTTGAGGCCTATGGTGAAATTGCCATCAATTACAATCGCGATGTTGAGGCTTTTCCCCTTCTCAAACGAATTCTTGAAAAAATATCAGGTGCAGGCTCTCTTTATCTATCTCCAACTGATATGGGTGTAAACCGAATCGGTTTTGCCATTGTGGATGACGAGGCCGCTGTCATGGCGGCAAAACAGGAGATTATCCGTCGAACCCTTCGGTACTCATGCGAATATATGAAGGGGCTGGGAAAGAAGGAAACAGTAGAACGGGCGGAACTGATAATGCAGAAAGTGGGTGCCTCACTGGAGGATCGAAGGGTCGTTGGAGACGCCAGACAAACAGGCCTTGAGGCACAGGAAGATGAAAAAAAAGGGAATAATGGCACCTACTGCGGCGCCGCCCTGGAATTAGCCGATGGAACCATCATTACAGGTAAAAACTCTCCCCTTCTTCACGCTTCTTCGGCAGTAGTGTTAAATGCCATAAAAAATCTAGCCGGACTGCCCCGGAAGATCCATCTGATCTCTCCGGTTCTTATTCAGTCAATAAGTGATCTGAAAAGAGAAATAAAAGGGAGCTATGCCATAACTCTGGACCTGGAAGAGACTCTTATAGCGTTGGCGGCATCCATATCCACCAATAGCAGCGCTTTTCTTGCGGTGAAACAATTAAAGAAACTGAAAGGCTGTGAAATGCATCTTACTCACATTCCACCTTCAGGAGATGAAGCAGGTTTGAGAGACCTGGGCATAAACCTGACTTCTGATCCGATATTCTCTTCCGAACGTCTGTTCAGTCATTAG
- a CDS encoding SRPBCC family protein, with product MKKIALSIEINGTKEDVWKIICDIEGSVNNIKGIQKIEILEKPEKGFTGLKWRETRTMFGQTATEVMWITNSEENNFYTTRAESHGAVYTTRFDLNQKDDVCELTMTFGAELVKFFTKVMTALTGWIFASATKKSLMEDLTDIKNAVEGN from the coding sequence ATGAAGAAAATAGCATTAAGTATTGAAATCAATGGAACTAAAGAAGATGTCTGGAAAATTATTTGCGATATTGAGGGATCTGTAAACAATATAAAGGGCATTCAGAAAATTGAAATTCTGGAGAAACCCGAGAAGGGGTTTACCGGGTTGAAATGGAGAGAAACGAGAACCATGTTCGGTCAGACTGCGACAGAAGTAATGTGGATTACAAATTCTGAAGAGAATAATTTCTATACAACCAGGGCCGAAAGTCATGGAGCCGTGTACACTACCAGGTTTGATTTGAACCAGAAGGATGATGTATGTGAACTGACCATGACATTCGGTGCTGAACTTGTCAAATTCTTTACAAAAGTAATGACAGCCTTGACAGGTTGGATATTTGCCTCTGCTACAAAAAAATCCTTAATGGAAGATTTGACTGATATCAAAAACGCAGTTGAAGGCAATTGA
- a CDS encoding nitrilase-related carbon-nitrogen hydrolase: MIFMRPSSYRGKVFISLLLLLSSLNLSALTPGDELEVVIVQFEMSAEIVQSEEAYTSAMQKAMDAAMKDGDADLVIFPEYIGVFASLIPWFNYLEADRPFEEVWFSIQQTNPEIRNIKELFMREAAPTDRYLNTIWGNLAKEHDVYILSGSRFNNEGNHLLNQAVVYSPSGKAVYRQNKFFLTDFEVDIVGLSSGDIRKTGGFEVKNHHINLTICRDTFLKEWESIHDNGELWIDIKANGVEYTEDQVALFSRALPARLVKTDVPYGITTCLTGDFLNLFWEGESSIIYNDKGKVRYLAVSSKDNSFEIMRETFP, translated from the coding sequence ATGATATTCATGAGACCTTCCTCCTACAGGGGGAAGGTTTTTATTTCCCTTTTATTATTACTCTCCTCTTTGAATCTTTCTGCCCTGACTCCCGGTGATGAACTGGAAGTAGTTATTGTGCAGTTTGAGATGTCGGCGGAGATCGTCCAGTCCGAAGAGGCCTATACCTCTGCCATGCAGAAGGCTATGGATGCAGCCATGAAGGACGGTGATGCCGATCTGGTGATCTTTCCTGAGTATATAGGAGTGTTCGCCTCTCTTATCCCCTGGTTTAACTATCTTGAAGCAGACAGACCTTTTGAAGAGGTATGGTTTTCCATTCAGCAGACCAATCCTGAAATCCGTAATATCAAAGAACTCTTTATGAGGGAAGCGGCCCCTACTGATAGATATCTGAACACTATCTGGGGAAATCTTGCAAAAGAGCATGATGTGTATATTCTCAGCGGTTCCAGATTTAACAATGAGGGAAATCATCTTTTGAACCAGGCTGTGGTCTACTCCCCTTCTGGCAAGGCTGTCTACAGACAGAACAAATTCTTTCTTACAGACTTTGAGGTGGATATTGTGGGACTCAGTTCCGGTGATATCAGAAAAACCGGAGGGTTTGAAGTAAAAAATCATCATATCAATCTGACAATATGCCGGGATACTTTTTTGAAAGAGTGGGAATCCATTCATGATAATGGTGAGCTCTGGATAGATATCAAAGCCAACGGAGTTGAATATACGGAGGATCAGGTAGCCCTATTTTCCCGTGCTCTTCCTGCCAGACTGGTCAAAACTGATGTTCCCTATGGCATTACAACCTGTCTTACCGGTGATTTTCTTAATCTATTCTGGGAAGGTGAATCCAGTATCATCTATAATGATAAGGGTAAGGTCAGATATCTTGCAGTAAGCAGTAAAGATAACAGCTTTGAGATTATGAGGGAAACTTTTCCCTGA
- a CDS encoding formate--tetrahydrofolate ligase translates to MSVKRKSPVGSDLEIAQSAKIKPIREIAEKYGLPGDKLIPYGDDKGKIKLDAIKELSKRPAGKYIDVTAITPTPLGEGKTTTTIGLTEGLAYLGHKAICAIRQPSMGPTFGIKGGAAGGGYSQIVPMEEFNLHMTGDIHAVTAAHNLGAAAVDARIYHESRWGDAFLAKQGLERINPDIYNILWRRVVDINDRTLRNIMVGMGAKGDGPLRQSGFDITVASELMAILSLSKDLKDMRQRIGRVVMAMDKKGNPLTSEHFGVAGAMTVLLKDALMPNLMQTMEEQAALVHTGPFANIAHGNSSVIADKMGIRMADYLVTESGFGSDVGMEKFFHIKCRNSGMKPNTVVLVATVRALKMHGGGPKVTPGKPLDPVYKEKNPELLRVGCENLKAHIRTAAKFGVPVVVAINAFPTDDPEEWKLIREEALAVGADDAVVSKHWELGGEGAADLARAVIKSCEAPARFHPLYELKTPVKEKIGILAKEVYHAARVEYSAEADRKIQTYTDMGYGELPICMAKTQYSLSHNPDWKNVPPAGYVFPIEDIRLSAGAGFLYPLAGNILTMPGLGSKPAFMGIDIDTKTGRVIGLF, encoded by the coding sequence ATGTCTGTAAAGCGCAAATCACCCGTCGGTTCTGATCTTGAAATCGCACAGTCAGCAAAAATTAAACCCATTCGTGAAATTGCTGAAAAATACGGCCTGCCCGGGGATAAACTTATTCCCTACGGTGATGATAAAGGAAAAATTAAACTTGATGCAATCAAGGAATTGAGCAAAAGACCGGCAGGCAAGTATATTGATGTTACAGCTATCACTCCGACTCCCCTGGGAGAAGGTAAAACAACTACAACAATAGGTCTGACAGAAGGTCTGGCTTATCTTGGACATAAGGCAATCTGTGCTATTCGTCAGCCCTCAATGGGTCCCACCTTTGGTATTAAAGGCGGAGCTGCCGGCGGCGGTTATTCTCAAATTGTCCCCATGGAAGAGTTTAACCTTCATATGACCGGTGATATACATGCGGTGACAGCCGCCCATAATCTGGGAGCTGCGGCAGTGGATGCCAGGATCTATCATGAAAGCCGCTGGGGCGATGCTTTTCTGGCTAAACAGGGCCTTGAGCGGATAAATCCGGATATTTATAACATACTATGGCGGCGTGTCGTTGATATCAATGACAGAACTCTGCGCAATATCATGGTAGGAATGGGAGCAAAGGGGGACGGGCCTCTCCGGCAGAGCGGTTTTGACATTACTGTGGCCAGCGAACTGATGGCCATTCTTTCCCTCTCCAAAGACCTGAAGGATATGAGACAGAGGATCGGCCGTGTGGTTATGGCCATGGATAAGAAGGGTAATCCTCTTACTTCTGAACACTTTGGTGTTGCCGGTGCCATGACAGTCCTGTTAAAGGATGCCCTCATGCCCAATCTGATGCAGACCATGGAAGAGCAGGCGGCTCTGGTCCATACAGGTCCCTTTGCCAATATCGCTCATGGAAACTCCTCTGTCATAGCCGATAAAATGGGAATCCGCATGGCTGACTATCTTGTAACAGAGTCCGGCTTCGGTTCAGATGTGGGAATGGAGAAATTCTTTCATATAAAATGCCGGAACAGCGGCATGAAGCCCAATACAGTAGTACTGGTAGCTACTGTAAGAGCTCTCAAGATGCATGGAGGCGGTCCCAAGGTTACTCCGGGCAAGCCCCTTGATCCAGTGTACAAGGAAAAGAATCCCGAGCTCCTGAGGGTAGGATGTGAAAACCTGAAAGCCCATATCAGAACGGCTGCAAAATTCGGTGTACCCGTTGTTGTGGCAATAAATGCATTCCCCACAGATGATCCTGAAGAGTGGAAACTGATCAGGGAGGAAGCACTGGCTGTTGGTGCCGATGATGCGGTTGTCTCAAAGCATTGGGAACTGGGTGGTGAAGGGGCTGCAGATCTTGCCAGAGCTGTTATCAAGTCTTGTGAAGCACCTGCACGTTTTCATCCTCTGTATGAGCTTAAGACCCCTGTAAAAGAGAAAATCGGAATACTTGCCAAAGAGGTCTACCATGCTGCCAGGGTGGAATACTCAGCCGAGGCTGACAGAAAGATTCAGACCTATACGGATATGGGTTATGGAGAGCTGCCTATATGTATGGCCAAGACTCAATATTCCCTATCCCATAATCCGGACTGGAAGAATGTTCCCCCTGCAGGTTATGTATTCCCCATCGAAGATATAAGACTCTCTGCTGGTGCGGGATTTCTCTATCCTCTGGCTGGAAATATCCTGACCATGCCTGGACTGGGAAGTAAGCCTGCCTTTATGGGGATAGATATTGATACTAAAACGGGTAGGGTAATAGGGCTTTTCTGA